A genomic segment from Chitinophaga niabensis encodes:
- a CDS encoding electron transfer flavoprotein subunit beta/FixA family protein: MKILVCISKTPDTTAKIAFADNNTKFSEAGVQFIINPYDEWYALVRALELKETLNATVHLITVGGADTEPVIRKALALGGDEAFRVNADSHDSYYIASQIAAHAKQENYDIIFTGKETIDYNGSGIGGMVAELVGIPFVSIASKFELSGQVATLRREIEGGEEVCEVTLPVAVSCQKGMAEARIPNMRGIMAARTKPLKVIEPVQADTLTSIVSFELPPAKAGVKLIPADNVEELVKLLHEEAKVI, from the coding sequence ATGAAGATCTTAGTATGTATCAGTAAAACTCCCGACACAACTGCAAAAATAGCTTTCGCAGACAACAACACGAAATTCAGTGAAGCGGGTGTGCAGTTTATTATCAATCCATACGATGAATGGTATGCCCTGGTAAGAGCATTGGAGCTGAAAGAAACGTTGAACGCCACCGTACACCTGATCACAGTGGGAGGAGCCGATACCGAACCCGTGATCCGCAAGGCCCTTGCCCTTGGCGGAGATGAAGCCTTCCGTGTGAATGCGGATAGTCATGACAGTTATTATATTGCTTCACAGATAGCGGCACATGCCAAACAGGAAAATTACGACATCATATTTACCGGTAAAGAAACCATCGACTATAACGGTTCCGGCATTGGGGGTATGGTAGCAGAACTGGTGGGCATCCCCTTTGTTTCCATTGCTTCTAAATTTGAACTGAGCGGCCAGGTAGCTACCCTTCGCCGCGAGATAGAAGGCGGAGAAGAAGTTTGCGAGGTTACATTACCGGTAGCCGTTTCCTGCCAGAAAGGAATGGCCGAAGCCAGGATCCCCAACATGCGGGGCATCATGGCGGCGCGCACCAAACCACTGAAAGTAATAGAACCCGTACAGGCCGATACACTCACCAGTATCGTATCATTTGAATTGCCACCAGCCAAAGCCGGTGTGAAACTGATCCCTGCTGATAACGTGGAAGAGTTAGTGAAACTCCTGCACGAAGAAGCTAAAGTGATCTGA
- a CDS encoding electron transfer flavoprotein subunit alpha/FixB family protein, with amino-acid sequence MSVLIFADQFQGKIKKSALEAVQYGAKVAAQSGTTATALVAGEVSAEELASLGQYGAQKVLHVADARLNELEAGTATKILAEAVAKENAAVVVFSHNFSGRAIAPQLSSRLKAGLVAGAISLPDTANGFVVKKNVFSGKAFANVNITSEKKIVSVLPNTFSLAPTDGTAAVEAFAPALTDADFRIKPLKVETISGEVPLTEAEIVVSGGRGLKGPEHWGILEDLAHALGAATACSRPVADADWRPHHEHVGQTGFTVRPNLYIAIGISGAIQHLAGVNGSKVIVVINKDPEAPFFKAADYGIVGDAFEVVPKLTAAVKKYKGI; translated from the coding sequence ATGTCCGTTTTAATATTCGCCGATCAATTTCAGGGAAAAATAAAGAAGTCTGCACTGGAAGCAGTACAGTATGGCGCCAAAGTGGCCGCCCAATCAGGAACAACTGCTACTGCGCTGGTAGCAGGAGAAGTAAGTGCGGAGGAACTGGCCAGCCTGGGCCAGTATGGCGCGCAAAAAGTATTACATGTGGCAGATGCCCGTTTGAATGAACTGGAAGCCGGCACCGCCACAAAGATCCTCGCGGAAGCGGTGGCAAAGGAAAATGCCGCTGTGGTTGTTTTCTCCCATAACTTCTCAGGCCGTGCCATTGCCCCGCAATTATCGTCCCGCTTAAAAGCAGGCCTGGTGGCTGGAGCTATCTCCCTGCCGGACACCGCTAACGGTTTTGTGGTAAAGAAGAACGTTTTCTCCGGGAAAGCCTTCGCCAACGTAAACATTACGTCTGAAAAGAAGATCGTTTCCGTATTACCCAATACTTTCAGCCTGGCTCCAACAGATGGTACCGCTGCTGTGGAAGCTTTTGCTCCTGCCCTTACAGATGCCGACTTCCGCATCAAACCACTTAAAGTAGAAACTATCAGTGGTGAAGTACCGCTGACAGAAGCAGAAATAGTAGTGAGCGGCGGCCGTGGCCTGAAAGGGCCCGAACACTGGGGCATACTGGAAGACCTGGCCCATGCGCTGGGTGCTGCCACTGCCTGCAGCCGCCCTGTGGCAGATGCAGACTGGCGCCCGCATCATGAACACGTTGGCCAGACCGGTTTCACCGTAAGGCCCAATTTATACATAGCTATTGGTATTTCCGGAGCTATTCAGCACCTGGCAGGTGTTAACGGCAGTAAAGTAATAGTAGTGATCAATAAAGACCCTGAAGCCCCCTTCTTTAAGGCCGCAGATTACGGTATAGTAGGCGATGCCTTTGAGGTGGTGCCTAAATTAACGGCCGCTGTTAAGAAATATAAGGGTATCTGA